Below is a window of Hydrogenimonas sp. DNA.
GGATTACCGTGTAAGGGATATCTTCGTAGCGCTTGTAGAGTATATGGTGCATATGTGTCTTGTCTGCCGAGAAGATGGAGAGGCCGCGCTGCTTTCTGCGTACCATTACGATGAATGTGTCGAGCACCGGCAGGACCACTATGAAAAGGACCGCCATAGGCTCTATGAACTCCATCGCCCTGATAGCCAGAACGGCGACGATGAAGCCGAGGGTCAAAGATCCGCTGTCTCCCATGAATACTCTGGCCGGATGCCAGTTGAAGATGAGAAAGGCCGCCACTCCCGCCATCGTTACGGCCGAGAGCATAATCATCAGCTCATCGCGGTTCGAGTAGCCTATCCAGAAAAACGCCCCCAGCATCACCATTGAAATGGTACCGGCAAGACCGTCGAGGCCGTCGGTCAGGTTGAGAGCGTTTGTAAAGCCGGTTATCGCGAAGACCGTAAAGGGTACGGCTATGAGAAGAGGCAGATCTATTTCGTAGCCTATGTAGTGCCCCAGAGATTTTATGTAGATCCCTTTTACGCAGAGCAGCAGGGCGGCTGTGATGATGAAAAAAAACTTCTTTTTCGGCGGAAGACCCGCGTAATCATCCAGCAGGCCCGCAACAAAGACTATAGCAATTGCGACATAGACGTAGTAGTATTCCTGGAGCCGGTTGAGATCGAAAACGACCGCGGTGAAAGATACCAGCAGGAGTGCCGTAACGAAACATACACCCGCTCCCCTGGGAATCGGGGTTTTGTGCATGCTTCTCTCGTTGGGAATATCCACCATCCCTATTTTTTCGGCATTTTTTATGAAAAGGATTGTGCATACCAGGGTAATGGTAAATGTTATGAGCATCAAAATAAAAATCATCGGATTCCTGTCAGCTTATTGAACCCATGTCGCGCGAAAACCCGGCAGAGGCAGATTTCCAGCGGGGAGCCATCGTCCCCGAAATTCCTAAAACTACAAACCGTAGATTTTTGGAGAATGCTATCCCGAATCAGCAAATAGAATAGATGGGTATGTCCGACTGCTATGATTGTAACGAGTTCATCTATATCTGGACTCGGGATAACCGCCTTTACGCAACATCAGCTACACAATATCTAATACCTACCATTGAGGCAAAAGTTTTCCTATTTGATAATATGTTATTCTAGCGTAACAGTAGTTTAAAAGAGATTAACAGGGGTTGTTTCCACAGGATATCTACGACTCCAGAATCTTTCTGACGGCGGCCGAGCACATTGCCAGACCGAAAGATCCGGTTACTCCGACAAAACTCCCTTTTTGTGTGCACTTCGGGGTTTCCGGACTGAAAAGTGCCGGGTAGTCCCCCTTGAAGCCGCTCTTTTTGAGTTCATAGCGGATTTTTCTGGCAAAGGGGTCTCCGTGGGTTTTCCATATGGAGGCGATCTCTATTTTGGTGGGGTCCAGCTTTCTGGCCCCGCCTGTAGCGCTTATGAGCTTCGGCCACGTTTTGTGTGCGATTGCGATTTTGGCGCGTATGTCGTCGATGGCGTCGAGTACCAGGTTGTATGGCGAAAAGTCGAAACTCTCCACCCATTCGGTATCTATCCTGGCCTCTATCGGGGTTACCGTCGGGTAGAGCTCCGCCAGTCTGCTCACCTTTACGGCACCCACCTTTTCGCTTCCGATCTGCCGGTTCTGGTTCGTTACGTCGTATCTGTCGAAGTCGACTATGGTCACATCTTCGACACCGCTTCTGAAGAGGCAGTCGAGACAGAAGCTGCCTACTCCTCCGACACCCAGAAGCAGCACCTTCGCGCTTCTGAGCTTTTCGAAATCATCCCCCATCAACATACGGCAGCGTTCGTACCTCATAGCCACTTCTCCAGTCGCGGTATATCTTCATGGCTTGTCAGGTCGAGTTGGACAGGGGTAATGGAGACGTAGTCGGCTTTGATCGCTTCGAAGTCACAGAGCCGGTTTTCATCTGGAATCCACTCGAGCGGGTGGAGCCCCAGCCAGTAGTACTCCTCCCCTCTCGGATTGCGGTGCATATGTGCATCGTTTCCGTAGAGGCGGAAGCCCGCCTTGGTGATTTTGTACCCTTGGCACTCTTCGGGCTTTACGGGAGGTACGTTTATATTCAGAAAGCGGCGTTCGCCGAGCGGAAAACCCTCTTCGAGAACCTTTTTGCATATTTTGTAGGCAGCCTCTTTGGCAAGTTCGAAGCCGAGCTCATCGATGCTCTGGCAGCGGCTTCTGCAGACCTGGCTTATGGCGATGCCGGGAATCCCCTGCAGCACCGCTTCCATAGCTGCCGCGGCCGTTCCGCTGTAGGTGATGTCTTCACCCATGTTGGCCCCTTTGTTGATGCCGCTTACGACCAGATCGGGCTGGCGATCCTCGTCGAAAAGGGCATATTTGCTCAGGTAGACGCAGTCGGTCGGGGTTCCGTCGTCGAGTTTGAAAAAGTCGTCGTCTAGCTCCACGAAACGTAGCGGTCGCGTCAATGTAAGACTGTGGCCGCAGGCCGACTTTTCCAGTGTCGGCGCCACTACGGTCACGTGGCCTAGAGGCCTGAGCGCCTCTACCAGCGCGTGGAGTCCTTCAGATTCGAAACCGTCGTCGTTTGTAATCAGTATTCTTTTCATCCTGTCCTGTCCGGAATTTTTGGTGTATTATAATACAATATACGATACTGATATTGCGTATAATTTCTTAGCCTCTGGATTTGAGCGAAAAAATATCGTTTGACCGAAATCTACGATTTCGTAGGTTCAGGGGGTGCAGGGGACGGTAACTCCCCGCCAAAGCTTGGGCTTGGCTCAAGCTTTGCGTAACAGTTGGTAGAACAGTGAAAATCGTGTAAGGATAGTGAGTGAAACATCTTCCCGTTGCCCTGCTGGGCGGTATAGTCTACTTTATCGGCGAAGAGGGGGTCTTGTATTCGCTGCGCGAGGGGAAGAGAGTTCTAGAGTGTGACGAACTTGCCAGGCCGGTCGCCATCTGTGCCGGTGTCGGCGGATGCGGGAACTACCGTATTTTCATAGCCGATGCAGAAGACAGGGGGCTCAAAGTGTTCGATCCGCTGAACCGGCGCCTCGATCTTCTCGCCACGCTTCCAGAAACCCCGCTCGGAATCTCGAAAGAGGAGTGCAGGCTCGTCGTTGCCGTTGAGGGCGGTATCGTGGAGTTCGATCTGAAGAGTCTGAAAATCGTGGGGAGTTTTGCGCTGTGAAGCTGCTTGTAAGCGCACTGGAGCCGTCGGCCAACCTCCACCTGAAGTATCTGCTCGAAAAGCTAGAAGGTGTCGAGATATCCGGAATATTCGACCGTCAGCTGGGAGAGCCTCTCTACGGGATGGATGAGTTTTCGGTTATGGGTGTCGTGGATGTCCTTTCCAAATATTTCAAAGGGAAAGAGGCGGTTGCGGAGATGGCCTCTTTGGCCAGAGAGTGCGACAAAGTGCTTCTCATAGATGCTCCCGCTTTCAATATTCCGCTGGCGAAAGAGATAAAGAAGAGATATCCCAATAAGGAGGTCATCTACTACATATTGCCGAAGGTGTGGGCATGGAAACGTAAAAGAGCCGCCCTGGTGGATCGTTACTGCGACCGTCTCGCCTCCATCTTCCCGTTCGAGTCGAAGTTTTACGAAAGGGCCGAGTATGTGGGCAACCCGCTGCTCGATGAGATAGAAACGGGGCGGAAGCCGGACCCCGATAGAGAGACCATAGCCTTTCTGCCCGGAAGCAGAAGGGGCGAGATCACCCGCCTGATGCCTGTTTTCAAGGAGACAGCGGCCGGGCTTGAGGGGCGTAGAAAACTGCTTGTCATTCCATCTTTCGTAGATGAGAAGAAGATAGCGGAGTGGTACGGCGATATAAGCGGTTTCGAGGTGGTGAACGATACGCACGAAGCGGTTGCGCAGAGCCACTTCGCCTTTGTGTGCAGCGGTACGGCGACGCTGGAGACCGCACTTATAGGCACCCCTTTCGTGCTGGTATACAAAGCCCGTCCGCTCGACTACGCCATAGGGCGTTTTTTCGTCAAACTCCCCCATGTGGGTCTTGCAAATATCATAATGGATTTCGAGGGGCGATCTGTCGTGCATCCGGAGATTTTTCAGGAGGATGTGAACCCGCGGAATCTTCTGAACCTGTACGGAAGCGTCGATCGTGACCTGTTTGAGAGAAAAAGTCGTGAACTGCGGGAGATTTTGAAGCACGGCAGCGCTTCCGCGGTCGCAAAGATGATACAATAATCAAAAAAATTGGAGAGTTTTATGCAGAAAGAGCCGATGACCGAATACGGTTTCAAGAAACTGAGCGAAGAGCTGGAGTACCTGAAGTCGCAGGCGCGGCCGGCGGTCGCCAAAGAGATAGAAAAAGCACGTGAACTGGGCGATCTGAAGGAGAATGCGGAGTACCATGCCGCAAAAGAGAAGCAGGGGATGATGGAGGCCAGAATAGCCGAGTTGGAAGATATTCTCGGTCGTGCGCAGGTTGTAGACCCTTCCAAGCTTGAGCACAAGCGTGTCAGCTTCGGTTCCACGGTTACGCTGATCGATCTAGATACCGACGAAGAGGTTACATATACGATAGTCGGTGCAAGCGAAGCGAACCCGGACAAGGGGCTGATCTCCTACCACTCTCCGCTTTCGCGCCAGCTTATCGGCAAGGAGCCCGGGGACGAGGTGCGCATGAAGCTTCCCGGCGGCGAAAAAGAGTATGAGATAGAGCAGGTCTGCTACAAAGAGATCTGTTTCGGGGCTTGAAGATGACTCCCGTTGCCGTGATCGGTGCCAGCGGATATACCGGGCTGGAGCTCATAAAGATTCTTCTGCAGCATCCGGAATTCGAACTTGTCTACGTGGCTGCAAGCGAAGGCGGGCTCTCTACCGATGCGATGCATCCGGCACTGGCAAAGGTTTTTTCCGTTCCGGTGGAGAAAGCGGATGCCGCAGAAGTCGCGAAGAGGGCGGAGCTCGCTTTTCTCGCGCTGCCGCACAAAACCGCTATGGGATTCGCGTCCGAGCTTCTTGAGCGCGGGGTGAAGGTGGTCGATCTTTCGGCCGACTACCGCCTGAAGCAGGAGACCTACGAAGAGTACTACTGTCCGCACGAGGATGAGAAGAACCTTCCGGAATCGGTCTACGGCCTTCCGGAGTTTTACCGAGAAAAGATAAAGAGGAGCCGTCTTGTAGCCAACCCGGGGTGCTATCCGACCGCTTCGCTGCTGGGGCTTCTGCCTTTTATCCCCCACATCAAAGAGGGATCGCCTCTGTATATAGACGCAAAAAGCGGCGTCAGCGGCGCCGGCAAGAAGCTTTCGGCCTCTACGCACTATGTAAACATAAACGAGAATATATTCGCCTACAACCCGATCACTCACCGCCACGCTCCGGAGATAGCCGAAAAGATAGACGACCTCTTCGTTACGCAGGTGGATGTGAACTTCGTTCCCCACCTGATTCCGGTTACGAGGGGAATGCTCTGCAGCGTATATATGCAGGTCGAAAACAAGATAGACCCGGTTGAGGTTCTGAACGATATATATAAAGATGAGCCTTTTGTGCGTGTAAGAACCGAGCCGGTCGACATAAAGTCGGTGGCCGGCACAAACTTCTGCGACATATTCGCAGTAAGAAACGGAAACTCCCTCTTTATCTCCTCGGCCATTGACAATCTGTTGAGGGGTGCCAGTTCGCAGGCCGTGGTGAATGCGAATATAGTCTGCGGTTTCGATGAGGGGATGGGGATACCCAGATTTGCTTATGTACCTTAGATATAGTGGGTAGTGGGCAGCGGGCAGCTGGCAGTTGGCAGTAGGTTATAGGTTGTAGGTTATAGGTTGTAGGTTGCAGGTTTTGGGTTTTGGGTTTTGGGTTTTTGTGAGGAGTTGTTTTGGGTTGTGAGGTTGTTTTGCGGGAGGGGGCTTGGTTTATTGCCGATTCTCACTATGCCCGTTACAATACCGCGCTTTATGACTTTCTTTCGAAACTTTCGCCTGATGATCTGCCGCCCCAGATCTTTCTGATGGGTGATATTTTCGATCTTCTTTTCGGGTATGCACGAAATTCGATTCAACCAAACAGAAAAATGGTCGATCTTTTACAACAGATTGCCAGGCAATGCGAGGTGATCTATCTTGAGGGCAATCACGATTTCGGCCTTGAACCGCTCTTCGGCGGGGTGATCAGAGTCGTTCCGCGCTCCGGGCAGCCGCTTATGGCAAGGTTCGCGGAACATAGCGTAGCTCTCCATCACGGAGATACTCTCCAGGGGGTCGGCTACGAAATCTATACGGCTCTGATACGCAACACTCTGGTCGACCGTCTGCTGAATATGCTCGACACTGCGACAGACGGTGCGGTTATAGGGTGGCTGGAGCGTTACAACCGGAAGAAGAGGCCCTGTTACAAGATAGATGATTTTGAAAAGCTGATGCGAAAGCGTCTGGACATTTTAAAAGAGAGATACGACTTCGATATCTGGATCGAGGGTCACTTTCACCAGAATGTCCGGTTCGACTATGAGCATTTGAGCTACTTCAATCTTCCCGCGTTTGCCTGTGCCAATACATACACTGTCATCCGCCTTGAAGGAGACTCCGTGGAGTTCGAGGAGAGGCGCATGACGTAAAAGGCGCAACATGGGATCAAAAGGCGACATACTGCAAGTCGGCTCCAATGAGCTGGAACTGGTGGATTTCCGTATCTTCAAAGAGGAGAACGGCAAGGTCTACGAAGGTATCTACGGTATTAACGTCTCCAAGGTAAGAGAGATCATCAAATATCCGAAACTTACCGAACTTCCGGGCGTACCGGATTTCATAGAGGGCATATTCGACCTCAGGGGTGTTGTAATACCGGTGGTCGATCTCGCCAAATGGATGGGTATATCTCCCCCGCAGAACCAGGAGATTCATCCACGTGTAATCATCGCAGAGTTCAACAATATTCTCATAGGTTTCGTCGTTCATGAAGCGAAGAGGATACGCCGCATAAACTGGGGCGATATAGAGCCGGCTACGTTTACATCCGGAGACGGTGTTCTGGACAAGAGCAAGATTACCGGTGTGACCAGAATCGAGAACGACGAGGTGCTTCTCATTCTCGATCTCGAAAGTGTAGTCGAAGAGCTGGGATTCTACCAACCGGATGTGGATGCTGAGGTGACGGTAGACAAATTCACGGGAATGGCTATGGTTCTGGACGACAGCCTTACAGCCAGGAAGATAGTGAAAGAGGCCCTCCAGAAGATGGGTTTTGCGGTAGTCGAGGCGAAAGACGGCCAGGAGGCACTGGAGAAACTCGAAGAGCTCTATGAGCACTATGGACCAAGGCTGACGGATGAGATGAAGATCATAGTTTCAGATGTGGAGATGCCTAGAATGGACGGATTCCACTTCGCGGCCAGGGCCAAGGAGGACCCACGTTTCGAAGAGATTCCTATCGTCTTCAACTCCTCGATCAGCGACCACTTCAGCGAGGAGCGCGGCAGAGATGCCGGCGGTGAGGGATACATGGTCAAGTTCGACGCAAACGTCTTTTACTCGGAGATTTCCAAGATTGTGCGCTCGCATATCAAGACGGCTTCATAAAGGATTAGGTGATGGATGAATTTCAGGAGATTTTGGAAGACTTTTTGATTGAGGCGTTCGAGATGATCGAACAGCTCGATAACGATCTTATCGAGCTCGAAAACAGCCCGGACGATCTCGATCTGTTGAACCGTATATTTCGTGTCGCCCATACCATCAAGGGCTCCAGTTCGTTTCTCAATTTCGATGTTCTGACGCATCTTACCCACCATATGGAGGATGTGCTCAACAAGGCGAGGAGGGGCGAGTTGAGAATTACCCCCGAAGTCATGGATGTGGTTTTGGAGTCTACCGACAAGATGAAGGGGCTCCTGGAACATATCAGGGAGACGGGCAGTGATGAGGGGGCGATAGATGTGGCTCCTACCGTAAAACGTCTGGAAGCGATTCTAAACGGAGGCCAGATAGAGGAGGAGACTCCAGCCGCCGCAGAGCCTGAACCTGAGCCTGAGCCGCAGCCCGAGCAGAAGGATATATCCGAGATGAGCGAAGAGGAGGTGGAGGCCGAGATAGAGCGTCTGCTTGCCGAGCGTCAGGAGGAGGACCGAAAGCGCAGGGAGGCGAAAAGAGCGGCCGAAGCTGCCGGTGAAGAGCCGCCGTCTAGCGAAGAGAAGGATCTTTCCGAGATGAGCGAGGAGGAGGTGGAGGCCGAGATAGAGCGTCTGCTTGCCGAGAGACAGGAGGAGGACCGAAAGCGCAGGGAGGCGAAAAAGAGGGCCCAAAAGGAGAGTGGGGAGAGTCCGGAGCCGAAAAGAGAGGAGCAGCCGAAGCAGGCTGCCGCACCTCGGAAGAAGGAGGAGTCGAAACCGGCTCAGAAAGAGCGGAAAACCACCGTGGAGCAGACGATCCGTGTGGATGTGAAGCGGCTTGACGACCTGATGAACCTTATAGGTGAACTCGTGCTGGGCAAAAACAGGCTGCTGAAAATCTATGACGATGTAGAGGAGCGTTACGAGGGCGAGCAGTTTCTCGAAGAGCTAAACCAGGTTGTCTCTTCGGTTTCGCTCGTTACCACGGATCTGCAGATAGCGGTAATGAAGACTAGAATGCTTCCTATAGGTAAGGTCTTCAACAAGTTCCCGAGAATGGTACGTGACCTTTCAAGAGAGCTTCACAAGGAGATAGAGCTTGTCATAAGCGGTGAAGAGACGGAACTTGACAAATCTATCGTCGAGGAGATAGGCGATCCGCTCGTGCATATCATCAGAAACTCCTGCGACCACGGCATAGAGCGTCCGGAGGAGAGGGTCGCCAAAGGGAAGCCGCCCAAGGGGACGGTAGAGCTGAAGGCCTACAACGAGGGGAACCATATCATCATCGAGATCGTCGACGACGGTAAAGGGCTCGATCCGGAGATGTTGAAGATGAAGGCTGTGGAGAAGGGTCTCATAAGTGAGAAAGAGGCCGATCAGATGAGCGACAAAGAGGCATATATGCTTATCTTCAAACCGGGCTTCTCCACAGCGGCGCAGGTGACAAACGTATCGGGACGAGGTGTCGGTATGGATGTCGTAAGAAGCAATATAGAGAAGTTAAACGGTATCATCGAGATCGACTCCGAGGTTGGTAAGGGAACGACGCTGAAGCTCAAGATTCCTTTGACCCTGGCTATCATACAGTCGCTGCTTGTGAGTGTGCAGGAGGAGTACTATGCGATTCCTTTGGCATCGGTACTCGAAACAGTAAGAATCACCCCCGACGAGATTCAGAGTGTAGAGGGGCGCAGCGTTCTGAGGCTGCGTGACGAAGTGCTCTCCCTTGTACACCTGGTTGATCTTTTCGATGTAGAGAGAGTCTTCAGCATGGGTGAGCACGCATATGTGGTCATTATAGGAATCGCCGAGACCAAGATCGGCCTTATTGTCGATTCGCTGATCGGGCAGGAAGAGGTCGTTATCAAATCTCTGGGAGAGTATCTAAAAGGCATAGAGGGTATTGCAGGTGCCACTATCAGGGGAGACGGAAGGGTGACTCTCATTGTCGATGTAGGCGCCCTTATGGATCTGGCGAAAAATGTCAAGAGTTCCATGCAGAATCTTGAAGACAGCATTGTAAAGAGCGAGAAGAGCTCTCCCGCAGATTACAATGTCCTTGTCATAGATGACAGCAAAACGGATAGAACCATAATGAAAAAAGCTCTGGAGCCTCTTGGTGTAAGCATAACTGAGGCGACAAACGGGGTGGAGGCTCTAAATCTCATGAAAGATGGCAGCAAGAGCTTCGATGCAGCCCTCGTCGATATAGAGATGCCGCGTATGGACGGCTATACACTCGCCGCGGAGATCAGAAAGTTCAACAAGTTCAAATCGATCCCCCTTATCGCCGTAACCAGCCGTACAAGCAGGAGCGACAGGATGCGCGGAGTCGAAGTGGGTATGACAGAATATATAACCAAACCGTACACTCCGGAGTATCTTATGAACGTAGTGGCAAGAAATATAAATCTGAATGTGGAGCAGACATCATGAGCAATCAACTGGAGAAGGTTCTGCAAAAACAGCAGCAACAGCAGAAAGCGCCTGATGAGGGTGAAATAGAAAATGTGATCCAACTTGTCGGCTTTATGGTCGGAGAGGAGGAGTTTGCCGTACCGATTCTGGGAATTCAGGAGATTATAAAGCCGATAGAGTATACCAGAGTGCCCAAAACACCGCCGTATGTTCTCGGAGTTTTCAATCTCAGAGGCAGTGTGCTTCCTCTTATCGATCTGCGTATGAAGTTCGGTCTATCCAAATCTAAAGAGAATGAAGATACCCGCTATATGGTGATAAAACACAACGATGAGGTAGCCGGTTTCGTCATAGACCGCCTGACACAGGCTACCAGGATAAAGGAGAGTGCTATCGATCCCGCTCCGGAGACTCTCAACGACGAGCAGAATCTTATCTACGGAGTGGGTAAGCAGAAGGAGAAGCTGATCTCTATTCTAAATGTCGAGGCCCTTTTGAAGCGCGACTTTTAGGAGCGGGAGCGCAGCAGCTTTTTCGCCAGCGTGAAGCGGTTCGCAGTCATCAGATGGATTTTCGGATGAATCTCTCTGACCGATTCGAAAATAGCACTGCTCAGGGCCAGCCCTCTCTTCTCCTCCTCTTCCTCCCCTTTTCTGTGTGCTTCGTAGAGTTCGTCAATCCATTTTTTCGGGACGTCTATTCCCGGCACGTGCGATGCCAGGAACTGGGCGGTGCGGAGTTTCGTGACGGGGAAGAGTCCCAGAATCAGCACCCCTTTTCCGTTTCCGCTAAGATCTTTGGCCTCCTCGAAAAGCTCCAGCAGTTTCAGGGCGTTCTCGGTATCGAAAACCGGCTGGGTGATTATGCCCAACGCTCCGTGTTCAAGTTTTTTCGTAAATTTCTTCAGAAGTGTTTTTGGATTTTTCGCAAAGGCGTTGCTGACGGCGAAAGGGTATATCGGGCGGGGTTTGATGCCGAATTCACGCCCTGCATAGTCGATGCCGGCATTGAAGCATTTGATGATATCCAGAAGCATCGTACTGTCGGCTTCGAACACACCTTTTGAGGCTGGCTGGTCGCTTATCTTGGCCGGGTCTCCCGTGAGAGCCAGTACGGCCCTTACATCTATCGAGTTTGCACCCAGCAGGTCGGACTGAAGGGCTATCTTGTTCCTGTCTCTCATGCTCATGGTGGCCAGCACCGGTTTTTTGAACCGCTCCTGAAGCTGCATGGCCGCTATTATGGAGTTGAATTTGAGTTTCGCAAGCGGATTGTCGGTTGTGCTGAAACCGTCTACATACTCCGCTATACCCAGTTTTTCTATGGTGTCGATGACCGGGGTGAATGAGGCGTCGTGCCTCGGAGTGGTTTCCAGCGTTATATACTCCGCTTTGGGGTCTTGAAGTTTCTCTATTAATTGTTCGAACATCTGATTCCGTTATCTGCTTGTTAATTTGGTTTGGATATTATATCACTTGTTTTACAGCCCGCAACCGTTTGCGGGGCCAAAGGAGAAGATTTTCATGAAACTTGCGGTATTCGATTTCGACTCCACGCTGATGGACGGTGAGACGATCGACTTTCTCGCCGAACCGTTGGGACTGAAGGAGAAGGTGGCGGTGATAACGGAGCGCGCCATGCGCGGCGAGCTCGACTTTTTCGAGAGTCTTACGACAAGAGTACAGCTTCTCGAGGGGCTGGAGGCGGAGAAGGTGGATGAGATCTGTCGCAATCTGCCCTACATGCCCGGTGCGAAAGAGGCGATAAGCGGACTCAAGAGTATTGGTTACCGCGTCGTCGTCTTCAGCGGAGGCTTCAGAAATGCCACTTCATATGCCAAGGAGATATTGGGGTTCGATGCCGACTTTTCAAATGTTCTGCACACCAGGGACGGCCGGCTGACAGGCCTTGTAGGCGGAGATATGATGTTCGACTTCTCCAAAGGAGATATGCTTGTCAGGCTGCAGAATCTTCTCGGGGTGACTCCGGGGGATACGGTCGTTGTCGGTGACGGCGCGAATGACCGAAGTATGTTCGCCCATGCCGAAACGAAGGTAGCCTTCTGCGCCAAGGAGATTTTGAAAAAAGAGGCCAATGTCGTCATAGAGACGAAAGATCTCACCCAGATTCTGCCGCATGTCTCTTAGCCTCCAATCTATTTTCGACTCCGTAAAGCGGTATAAGAAGGAGCTTGTCGCCGGCAATGCGGTCGCGCTTCTTGCCGCAGCGGTGAGTGTGCCCACCCCTTTGCTGATTCCGGTACTGGTGGATGAGGTACTGCTGAAAAAGAGCCACACCGTAACCGGCTGGATAGATACATATATCGCTCCTATGCAGACAGTCGGCTACGTTTTGACCATTCTTCTAGCCACGGTTCTGCTGCGTATCGCCTACACCGGATTGAGTATAGTGCAGACAAAGATATTTATGCAGATATCCAAAGATGTGACCTACCGCATTAGAACGGATGCGCTGGAGCATCTTAAACGTATATCGATGAAGGCTTACGAGACCTCCCGGTCCGGCGCCGTAGCCTCCAAACTGGTTACGGACGTCGAGACGGTAGACTCCTTCATAGCGTCCACTGTCAGCAGGCTCATCGTATCTGTTCTCTCGCTCGTCGGAATTGCCGGAGTACTGCTCTGGATACACTGGGGGCTGGCACTCTTCATCATCGTTCTCAATCCGCTGGTCATAACGTTCACCACAAAGCTGGCAAGGAAGGTCTCCAGGCTGAAAAAGGAGGAGAACAGGGCCATCGAAGCTTTCCAGTCGGCGTTGACAGAGACGCTCGATCTTTTCGGGCAGATCCGGGCTTCGAACCAGGAGGAGAGGTTTTTCGCCAAACTCAGAGGGCGTGCCTACGATGTGAAAGAGCGCAGTGTAGAGTTCGGATGGAAGAGTGACGCCGCAAGTCGTGTTTCGTACCTCACATTTCTCGCGGGTTATGAGGTTTTCAGAGCGGCAAGCATACTGGCCGTCGCCTTCTCCGATCTGAGTATAGGTATGATGCTGGCCGTTTTCGGGTATCTGTGGTATATGGTTACACCGGTTCAGGATATTTTGGGAATCCAGTACGCCCTCCACAATGCCAGAGCGGCCGTGGAGCGCATAAACGAGGTCCTAAAGATGCCTACGGAGCCTCACTACCCGCACATAAAGAACCCTTTTACCGCCGACAGGGTGGGGGTTCGGCTGGAGGGTGTCAGTTTCGGATACTCCGCCGACTCCTACGTGCTCAAAGATGTAGATTTCCGGGCCGAGCCTTCGCAGCGGGTCGCCCTGGTAGGTGCGAGCGGGTCGGGAAAGACTACACTCGCCCAGCTCATAGTCGGTTTCTACCCGGTCGAAAAGGGCTCTCTCCTTTTCAACGGAACCGATGTGAAAGAGATAGGGCTGGATGTCGTCAGGGAGCATGTGAACCTGGTGCTTCAGAGCCCGAAGCTGTTTCACGACACCGTGAGATTCAACATAACGCTCGGCAAGGATGTCCCGGAGCAAAAGATATGGGAGGCGCTGGAGATGGCGCAGATGAAAGATGTGGTAGAGCGGTTCGATAAGGGGCTCGATACCGTGGTCGGCAGAGAGGGTATCAAACTCTCGGGAGGTCAGAGGCAGCGTATAGCGATAGCCAGGATGGTCGTAGCCGATCCCAAGATAGCGATACTGGACGAATCAACGTCGGCTCTCGATGTTCACACCGAGGCGCACCTCTACGATGCGCTGGAGCCCTTTTTCGAATCGCGTACCACGCTAATGATAGCGCACAGGCTCAGTACGATTCGCAAAGCGGACTACATATATGTACTAGAAAACGGCCGTATAGCGGAAGAGGGGACACACGAAGAGCTTCTGAAAG
It encodes the following:
- a CDS encoding undecaprenyl-phosphate N-acetylglucosaminyl 1-phosphate transferase, with translation MIFILMLITFTITLVCTILFIKNAEKIGMVDIPNERSMHKTPIPRGAGVCFVTALLLVSFTAVVFDLNRLQEYYYVYVAIAIVFVAGLLDDYAGLPPKKKFFFIITAALLLCVKGIYIKSLGHYIGYEIDLPLLIAVPFTVFAITGFTNALNLTDGLDGLAGTISMVMLGAFFWIGYSNRDELMIMLSAVTMAGVAAFLIFNWHPARVFMGDSGSLTLGFIVAVLAIRAMEFIEPMAVLFIVVLPVLDTFIVMVRRKQRGLSIFSADKTHMHHILYKRYEDIPYTVILLVYIQIAFTIIGVQLRHSDNFMSLILFGILFFIMLNLFDQRIKRRKKEKRKRRG
- a CDS encoding MoeB/thiF family protein — encoded protein: MRYERCRMLMGDDFEKLRSAKVLLLGVGGVGSFCLDCLFRSGVEDVTIVDFDRYDVTNQNRQIGSEKVGAVKVSRLAELYPTVTPIEARIDTEWVESFDFSPYNLVLDAIDDIRAKIAIAHKTWPKLISATGGARKLDPTKIEIASIWKTHGDPFARKIRYELKKSGFKGDYPALFSPETPKCTQKGSFVGVTGSFGLAMCSAAVRKILES
- a CDS encoding 5-nucleotidase SurE, with amino-acid sequence MKRILITNDDGFESEGLHALVEALRPLGHVTVVAPTLEKSACGHSLTLTRPLRFVELDDDFFKLDDGTPTDCVYLSKYALFDEDRQPDLVVSGINKGANMGEDITYSGTAAAAMEAVLQGIPGIAISQVCRSRCQSIDELGFELAKEAAYKICKKVLEEGFPLGERRFLNINVPPVKPEECQGYKITKAGFRLYGNDAHMHRNPRGEEYYWLGLHPLEWIPDENRLCDFEAIKADYVSITPVQLDLTSHEDIPRLEKWL
- a CDS encoding lipid-A-disaccharide synthase, producing the protein MKLLVSALEPSANLHLKYLLEKLEGVEISGIFDRQLGEPLYGMDEFSVMGVVDVLSKYFKGKEAVAEMASLARECDKVLLIDAPAFNIPLAKEIKKRYPNKEVIYYILPKVWAWKRKRAALVDRYCDRLASIFPFESKFYERAEYVGNPLLDEIETGRKPDPDRETIAFLPGSRRGEITRLMPVFKETAAGLEGRRKLLVIPSFVDEKKIAEWYGDISGFEVVNDTHEAVAQSHFAFVCSGTATLETALIGTPFVLVYKARPLDYAIGRFFVKLPHVGLANIIMDFEGRSVVHPEIFQEDVNPRNLLNLYGSVDRDLFERKSRELREILKHGSASAVAKMIQ
- a CDS encoding transcription elongation factor GreA, whose translation is MQKEPMTEYGFKKLSEELEYLKSQARPAVAKEIEKARELGDLKENAEYHAAKEKQGMMEARIAELEDILGRAQVVDPSKLEHKRVSFGSTVTLIDLDTDEEVTYTIVGASEANPDKGLISYHSPLSRQLIGKEPGDEVRMKLPGGEKEYEIEQVCYKEICFGA
- a CDS encoding N-acetyl-gamma-glutamyl-phosphate reductase — encoded protein: MKMTPVAVIGASGYTGLELIKILLQHPEFELVYVAASEGGLSTDAMHPALAKVFSVPVEKADAAEVAKRAELAFLALPHKTAMGFASELLERGVKVVDLSADYRLKQETYEEYYCPHEDEKNLPESVYGLPEFYREKIKRSRLVANPGCYPTASLLGLLPFIPHIKEGSPLYIDAKSGVSGAGKKLSASTHYVNINENIFAYNPITHRHAPEIAEKIDDLFVTQVDVNFVPHLIPVTRGMLCSVYMQVENKIDPVEVLNDIYKDEPFVRVRTEPVDIKSVAGTNFCDIFAVRNGNSLFISSAIDNLLRGASSQAVVNANIVCGFDEGMGIPRFAYVP